Sequence from the Rutidosis leptorrhynchoides isolate AG116_Rl617_1_P2 chromosome 3, CSIRO_AGI_Rlap_v1, whole genome shotgun sequence genome:
ataattataattatattaattagaaaagaataATGTAGTAATGCATTTTAAGCAAGGGTAATTTAGGCATAGCAGATTAATAAGTGTTGACTAACACAAAAGGTAAATACACATGTCATCATTTGAATGTAATCGCATCAAATTTGAAATAACGGTTGAATTCAATTCTTTagtaatattttatatttaatcaTTTCATTAACAACGAAATTTCTATTTTTGCGTTAGTATACTATGTTATAAACTGTATAGACTAATAGACTATGGAGTATCTAAGTTACGTTATATTTATCTCTGTATTAATGTACATTCATAATTTtacttatatcttatattatataatttatttatttatttttataatatattactCCTATATTACAcgagtatataattatatatttatttatctataaTACTAATTACAATGAGCCTGCTACTGTTCACAGGTGTAGAAGCAGGGGCGGAGCATTGTGTTGACAGGGCGAGGCATCTATCccagctaatttttttttttaaattacacttaaaaaaaaattactaaaaaatcagattttttttagtgtttacctcaGCTGTAATGAAAAATTTACTAAATATTTGCACCCGCCCCATCTGaggtcgggttcaagttccgctaCTGTGTAGAAGTGCCATTCGTAATCATCGGGCGTTTGAACAGATGAACTCTTATAAAAAAGAAGCTTCATTTGATGATAATGATTCCCCGATTCGTATAAAACTCATTTAGTTACATAGTACATAacaaaaataaatgtatatatgtataataaagcTCATTCTGATTTCCTTACTTTTCTCCCAAGTCATAAATGTCGGGCTATTCATGCATGAATCCTGTTTTTTACTGAAAAGTCTTGGTCTTTGGAATTTAAATTAGAGGTAGGTAAAGAGAAATAGGAGGCAGGTTTGTGAGTGTTATATATACACACGACATACTTTCCTTGATAAAATGTAAGGCAAACGATTACAATATTTCTTAAAACCAGTAAAATATAGACCTAGGTACTAACTTACTGCAGCTGCTAATtaaagttttaattacttgtgggTTTGATCAACACCTGAGGTGGTAAGCTACACTCTCTTGGGTTTTCCATTTCTAGTTGATAAGTTTTTTATGATATGACGCATGCTGTAATTGTGTATTCGGTGCTATGCGTAGTACTATTATTTATTTGTGAAGATGCCAACATGACGGTTACAGGGTCATGCATCGAGAAGGAGGTACAAGCTCTGCTGATGTTTAAAGCAGACTTAAAAGATATAAATGGCACACTAAATGATTGGAGTAATGAAGAAGAAAAGAGGGAGTGTTGCAAATGGCCAGGTGTCTATTGTGACACCGAGACTGATGACGTAACCGAACTTCGTCTTTCTGATTATCATTTGGTAGGTAAAATTAATCCATCAATAAAGATGTTAAAGCAGCTACAAACTCTTGATTTATCTGGAAATGATTTTCAGTCCAATCATATACCAAACTTTTTGGGTTCCCTTACCAACTTAGGGCAGCTGGTTATGGCTAATGCTAATCTCAGTGGACCGATTCCTCATCAGCTTGGAAATCTATCCAACTTGTGGTATCTTGATCTGAGTGGTAATTCGTTGAAGGGATCTATTCCCGTTTCCTTTGAAGTTTTAAGTTCTCTCGAATGCTTAGACGTCTCAGAAAACATCCTTACAGGTCCCTTGCCTAATTTCGCTCGATGGCCATCATTGGTTATATTGTCACTTGCTCACAATTTATTCAATGGAAGCATTCCTGATGATCTCACAGGAGGAAGGGAGTCCCTACAAGAGTTAGACCTATCTGGTAATCAGTTGAGTGGTGATTTACCCAACAGTATCGGTCAACTTTCAAATCTTATTTCTCTCGATATTTCATCCAACTCACTTCATGGTGTCATATCCGACCTTTACTTTATAAATCTCTCCTCCTTAACCTATTTGGATATgtctttcaattcattttcattTAAATTAAGCTCAGATTTTAGAATTCCTTTCCATTTAGACACTATAAAATTGCAATCCTGCAAGCTGGGACCTAGTTTTCCTTTGTGGATCAAAACTCAAACAAGTTTCCAAGTTCTTGATATTTCCAGTGCTGGTATATCAGATAGTGTCCCTCCGTGGTTCTGGGACCAACTACCCCTTGGATTGAAATTTTTGAACCTTTCTTCAAATGAATTGAGAGGCACGCTACCAAATATATCATTAGACTTTGACCAGTACCCTGGATTGGATTTGAGTAACAACCGTCTTGAAGGTAAGGTACCACTATTGCCTTCTAAACTCGCCTCGTTAAACCTTTCTAGAAACAAGTTCAAAGGAAACCTCTCTTTCTTATGTCATATTGTTGGGGAATTAACTTTCATTGACCTTTCTAGCAATTCATTTTCTGGTAGCCTTCCTGATTGTTGGTCGCAATTCCAAAAGCTGGTAATTCTTGATTTATCTTACAACAATTTATTCGGGAATATTCCTTTGTCTTTTGGATTCTTGAATCAACTAGAGGCATTGTATCTTCGGAAAAATGCCTTTGTTGGTGAAGTGCCCATGTCCTTGAGCAACTGTACAAATATGAGGTTTGTGGATCTTGGGGAAAACAAGTTATCTGGCACAATACCTGCGTGGGTAGGAGAAAGACTTACGAGCCTTTATGTTCTTGTTTTAAAATCAAATATGTTTAATGGTAGTCTTCCCACCCAATTATGTTTGTTGAACAATCTTAATATCCTTGACATATCTAACAATGGATTGGTGGGTAATATTCCTGGTTGCTTTGATAACTTCACATCTATGTCTAGTAAAAAGTTTGGAGATGATATGACTTATCATTCTTATAAGACGTATCATTTTATTCCTAAAAATTATCCTCCTCCAGTTCCGGGTTCTACTTTTATACCTGAGTGTCCTGGTGATGGTGCTCCTTGTGTCAGTCCTCCTACAGAGGAGGTACATGAAGAGTTCATTGACAATGCATTGGTTGCATGGAAAGGAATAGAAAGATCATTTGGAAGAAGTATTCTCGAGCTACTGAATATCATTGATCTTTCAAATAATAGCTTATCTGGGAAGCTTCCCTTTGAGATCACTCGTCTTGTCGAATTAGTCTCGTTAAATATCTCATTCAACAAACTTCTTGGTGAACTCCCAAAAGATATCGGTATGTTGAGATCTCTTGATTCTCTCGACTTGTCGAGAAATCAATTTTCTGGAAATATTCCATCAAGTTTGGCACGGTTGGACGGTTTAGGTTATCTTGACCTCTCATACAATAACTTGTCAGGAAAAATACCAACTGGGACTCAACTCCAAGGCTTTAATTCATCCTTTTATGAAGGTAACCCGCTACTATATGGGCCTCCTCTTGCTCCAATATCGAGGTCTGCACCTTCTACTACCATTGTGGAGGATGACGACGACTTTTGGAAATCATATTACATGGGAATGGGTGCTGGATTTGCAGCTGGATTTTGGGGGTTTTGTGGTGTTATATTTTTCAACCGTCGATTCAGGCATTTACTTTTTGCATCATTAAGTCTCGCAAAGGATTGGATATACGTGACATTGGCTTTGCTCTATCGGAAGTTTAAAAGGTAAATGTTGCATCTGTTATGTTTTCAACTTTTCCATAAGTTACGTCAAAATATATCGGATGTTATATTGCATCAATTCTTTACTGCAAATATTGTATGTTTTGCAGGTCGTAGGCACTCCAACATTCAAAAgaaggtttatatatataatatatattgttcTATACGGAAGTCATATGCATATAGTAGCGAATCGTTATCGTGTACGTTTTTGTGTTTGTAAAGGTGTGAATGTATTAAAGTTTTCCATTCCATAGTTCATCTTTAATCTTGATTGTTTACTACCGGTTGAAAGTCTGTAAGTGTGGTTTATAATTCAATTATTAAATCAATGTTGGCTGTTATTCTATATTTTGCGTTTCCGTAATATATTAAGGTTTCCCTTTAAGAATTAATTTTGTTCACTAACCAATAAAAAATCTGGACCACTTGAGTTGGTAAAAGTAAGTGTAAAACCGTCTCTCAACTCGCGACATTAAACTCGGAAATTCTTTCAAATCTACTGCAAAATCGATAGTCAATAACTTAAAAGCCAACGGTCGATCGTCACTAAATCTTTTACCATAGTTCTATATGTATGTCTAGTATCTTCAATTCAATTCCAGGTCGATTCAACGGTAGACAAACCTACAATGAATTTTCTCTCACAGCTGCGCAATCAAACCTTAAAGGTTTTTTCAGAATGGCAACCGACTTCAAAAATCATATCTTCAAATTGAAGTGTCCGATCACTACCAAATTTTAATCTCTTTGAGATCAATGTGTCTAGCACCTACAGTCCAAATATCAAGGCAATCAAGAATCCAAAGGTTAACTTACCCGTTACGGATTTTCTCTCTCATTTGCGCTAACCCCCGAATTTGATAGCTTAAACAATCTTTCGCACAGGATCGCAAAGAATGAGATCTCATATCCATAACCCGGATCTCCCAAAAAAAATCTCTCGTGCAACAAACCCATCGATCCGACCACCGGCTCCGCTACCACCGCAAACCACCACATTAACCTATGAGAAATCAAAGATTAATAGATTATCTCATGAGCACATAGCGTACTCGTTACCtttttacgcaatttaaatattAAGATCCTTATTTCGATCGTGGTTGCAAAAGGCGTCCGTTGCGGCGGCCGTTGCGGTGTTTTGGTGACTAGTCCTTCTCGACTCCATCTCGGCATCTAGTAagtcggtcaacggtcaaaagtagAGTCAAATGAGAGAAAGGtcgggtcaacgccggtcaaaagtcgaAAGTTTGGTTTAATTATATCAATCAAAATTGATGTAGTTTATTGTTATTTTTTTgtattatattagtagtaatagcgATTATAGGTAAAAACTAGTCAAAATTCAACGTGAGTTAACGTTCAACCTTCATATCGACTCTTTAGATCCGACCGTCTCGATCATGTCTCAAGCATTTTCAACCTTGATTTCTATATGTTCGACAAATGTCGTTTGTTCAATTAATGTCTTACAAGGTTACCTTCAAGAGTAACCTAACTTTTCCAGTTTGGAAAATTCTCCTCACGATCCACCAGATTTTCTGCTCCAGGCCATTTTCGTTCTTGTTCCATCTTCACATTCGACGACTGGAACTAAAACGGATTAAATCCCTAATTATCATCTCATTAAATTAGAACACGTAAGTAGCAAGTGTGTCGAagaaatgaagaagaaaagaagaaaacgaagctTAATTCATGAAATTTTTGAACAACTAATCGTGAAAATTTGATGCACGAGCAACCAGAGAACGCATTAAAGATAGAAAGTTCGTCGATAATAAACTTGAGGTATGATTTCAAACTTGAGGTATGATTTCTAACCTAATTGAGCTAGGGTTCTATGAGTGTTGACTATAAATTACTGATTTTAACATCAAACAAGTTTGAATGATATGCATGTGTCTTGTAAATTGTTGTGAAAGCTTAATTGGGGAAAAACAACAACCCTAATGGGTTGAAATGGTTAACTTGTTCAAAGTGGTATTTTTTACTACTCAAACAGGTAAGTGTtgaaagcttcgacgagcccaacacacccactatagaagaCCTAGATTATACTACATTCACtataccaacactttgacgttgattagcttttaattttatgaatccttagtgcacaataatgcttaggcgacagtgtcgaccatatatcattcaggcggtataaccgaccatatatcacttaggcggcagagccgaccatataacaagaataacacaagtgcactaagaacttaaacacaaactaaggcttaatcgGTAAACTTAACAAAGAATactttttattaatacaaaatacaattaaaataTTACTTACTTACAACACTATCTTTCTCTTCTATACTTATAAGCTTTCTTTCACTCACTCACTCTTTTCTTACTTCTTCACTCCTTACTCACACCTCACTCATAAATGAAATTgcaacccatatttatactactccatggaaagtTATAcatactagatatttccatggataaatatctagatatttttaccacataaaaatatctagatttttcttttacattttatcttctagatttttcttttatattttaatatctagatatttttcatatacatattaatatctagatattttacccatatacatttactaattccatattattctaaatttgcattgtattttaacactctctgtaacgacccgactttttcgacttttaattttacttattactttcatgaaactgcgtatttgtgtgtaacggccggtcaaaatcccttttgacgcagcacgttattcaccggtttcatcgcgaggttttgacctctatgtgatacgttttgtaacattgcattcgtttgaaaaggtatttcataaatgaatatataaatttcaggtttttaacatctgatgattcctacgtatagacaatcaccatttaaatggtttacaataatacatctgttgacaatacagtcaaaataaggtacatggtaatggtttggtgaatgcaagtttcttgtatattgcATTTATGACTcccagcacataacttgtatcacgtataagcaaacagcggaagacttctagaaacctgagaataaacatgctaacaagtgtcaacacaaaagttggtgagttcatagttttaatattacacataatccgtatatcaatgtggattacaaaagttcagttgtttcattcaaaacgtttatcaatatgttttaacatttcaaatcatctgtatgtaaaggttgatcacaaggttccagttgtttcatccgaaacgtttatcaataggttttacataaaaggtggaccacaagatttcagttgtttcatccgaaacgtttatcaatcggttctacaaaattgagcaccctggtaactaagccttaacgtttataataagtacccctcgtttaacatgcaatcaacatgtacaatacacgcaatccaacgtgtactaacttcaaatagcatacgtctgtttcatagttcaggctagagtttctttctatacctggaacagacggggatgtcaagccctatggatccatatatctctattcgcgcccatcggttcttataaccgacagttactagttaccaaagctaagagattttcggttcaaactcagtgtagaatttagtatgtacttgtgtccattgcgtttaaaataaattgcatgtattctcagcccaaaaatatattgcaaaagcaattaaaaagggagcaaatgaaactcacacaaaatcagttttagtatttgtatccatttagtaaaacagatataaaagcattgcatgtattctcagcccaaaaatgtaaagagaaaaagggatcatatgaaactcactgtttaatattgatatacaatattgcaggaaagcatgtaggcgcatcggagatgataaacacgagatttgattcacaaaaatacccatgaacattacccataacctccatagttataacccataatttccttagctttatcccgctcaaaaacccattttgaaagtgacacgctcatgacctcgtcgtagtattttatgtataaataataatactcatactactgataataagattaataataatattaatctttaataataataataataataataataataataataataataataataaaattttaaataaactggaaaccagctcgagcttttatagtatcaggcctgctacagtaccccatgcgatcgcatggggttttgccttcttggccatgcgatcgcatggctatgggatccagctcacaatcgtttaacttttagtttgtcgacatcaaatagtgtttactgtagcaaatagaggtttactgtagcaaatagtattttactgtagttactgtagcaaatagtgtttactgtagcactgtagcaaatagtgtttactgtagcaaatagtgtttactgtagcaaagtcatttttactgtagcaaatagtgttttactgtaagaaagtcgtttttacttgtacacatatatatatatatatatatatatatatatatatatatatatatatatatatatatatatatatatatatatacatacatataattgttcatgaatcgtcgagaacagtcaaagaataattgattacatggatatagttccaaaacttttgtgactcaactttacagactttgcttatcgtgtcgaaatcattaatcatttaagattgagtttaaatttagtcgaaatttccggatcatcacagtacctacccgttaaagaaatttcgtcccgaaatttggtgaaGGAAAGTTTGATAACTAAGATCAGGATATTCCCGCATAAAAGAATATGATATAGTTTGAATTCTCATCATGAATTCGATTGTTCATAAAATCTTCATCAAAAGGATATAATAGAATGAAATGTTTTGTATACCTTGACTGAGTCGAGTTCCGTTTATGAATAGCGTAAGTTCAGTAAATATAAAGTTTTTCACTTATGTGAAAATATGGATATAACAATTCGATTACACGAAAagtatgagtgaaactatcacaaaagagtgaaatgaggtaatTAAAGATTCATCTTGACATTTGTCGTAgtcaaagttgatttccggaattcaagggatttaaagaaaatctttgaaaataagatttgatttaccgggatttaaggaaattaggatccactttaattaAATGCTGTAACCTGCCCCGGTTACTTTGTCCGGTAATTTCATTATAAATTGACTTATTCCGTTTCATAATTTGCATATCTTAAAACTTCTTCCCCAATTCATATTCCAAAGTTTGTGAAATGCTCAATCAAGTTCTGATTCTGAACATTATTCTGGTTATTGCAaccatcattcttctttttcatctgctgccggaggaatctatttacttttactatactcttggctttatagtgtttttagttctcccgtgtctttacgttgcaatacttattgatatacatggtttgtaatttcggatttgttatcgggctttatatctccccttatatttcaatgtccctacttctgtcttctataatcattgtcattcacagttaatactcctcctatttgctgcgatt
This genomic interval carries:
- the LOC139899719 gene encoding receptor-like protein EIX2 is translated as MTVTGSCIEKEVQALLMFKADLKDINGTLNDWSNEEEKRECCKWPGVYCDTETDDVTELRLSDYHLVGKINPSIKMLKQLQTLDLSGNDFQSNHIPNFLGSLTNLGQLVMANANLSGPIPHQLGNLSNLWYLDLSGNSLKGSIPVSFEVLSSLECLDVSENILTGPLPNFARWPSLVILSLAHNLFNGSIPDDLTGGRESLQELDLSGNQLSGDLPNSIGQLSNLISLDISSNSLHGVISDLYFINLSSLTYLDMSFNSFSFKLSSDFRIPFHLDTIKLQSCKLGPSFPLWIKTQTSFQVLDISSAGISDSVPPWFWDQLPLGLKFLNLSSNELRGTLPNISLDFDQYPGLDLSNNRLEGKVPLLPSKLASLNLSRNKFKGNLSFLCHIVGELTFIDLSSNSFSGSLPDCWSQFQKLVILDLSYNNLFGNIPLSFGFLNQLEALYLRKNAFVGEVPMSLSNCTNMRFVDLGENKLSGTIPAWVGERLTSLYVLVLKSNMFNGSLPTQLCLLNNLNILDISNNGLVGNIPGCFDNFTSMSSKKFGDDMTYHSYKTYHFIPKNYPPPVPGSTFIPECPGDGAPCVSPPTEEVHEEFIDNALVAWKGIERSFGRSILELLNIIDLSNNSLSGKLPFEITRLVELVSLNISFNKLLGELPKDIGKIPTGTQLQGFNSSFYEGNPLLYGPPLAPISRSAPSTTIVEDDDDFWKSYYMGMGAGFAAGFWGFCGVIFFNRRFRHLLFASLSLAKDWIYVTLALLYRKFKRS